In the Salvia splendens isolate huo1 chromosome 16, SspV2, whole genome shotgun sequence genome, TTCATGATTTCTTTCATACGTTTGCCAATGTTAGCAACTCTTGATGAATCTAGAATGAAGGGATTTTGATACGGAGTAATAGGCGGGTATATCATATGCATTCGCTAATATCTCAAAATACGAATCATATCACACAATTGGCATGATAACAATGAAAAAAACAGAGATAggaaataaataagataaataCTCCTATGATTAAGGGGCCATCCACCAAAAAGGCCACAGCAAAAATAGCTTAACTAAACTTAATTACTGAACCCTCCAAACGTAGGGAGCAAAGCTTGTAAGACTAAAAAACTGCAACTTGAATAAAACTCTAAAGGATTAATACTAAATATCCTAAACCAAATCAAACTCTTAAGATTTGAACTCATTTCAAACAactaaaaataatatactactaaAAACTAACAAAACCTAAAGATGCATATCTGTATCAGATTCTGGCAGCACAAATGAGAGTTTACACATTCTACTTTATAAATTGATGTTGTCAAGAAGGTACTTTACCACTAGTAGACACGCATGCCTAAATCATTGTTAATTTCCTCATACTCGGTCTAGTTACACAAATTTACATATATATGCTGTTGAGTTTGGGAAGTATAAGATTCAAAACAATTAGGTCATTAACATTTAAGTACCCTTATTAAATGATGCACAACACCATAGCCCAACGAGCAACCACAACAATTCAatgattttatctttttaatttaaaagaaaaggCATACAACTACTAGATTTAACTTTCAAAGATGATAAAACAATGAAGACAAACACATAATAAAACCTATTTTAAGAACCAGGAGAAATGTTATGTAATGAAAATCTGAAGTACATGATATTTGCAAAATCTCAATGGAAGAAGAGCATGCTTACCATCTTTGTCCTTGTTCCTGTTCCCATTTATGGAATTGTAGCCATCATGATGAAGCTCACCTGTTCATTACCAATGAAGATTGGAGATGAAGATAACTATAAAGTGAACAGATAAACACACTTACAGCCACAAGTCCAGTTAAGCCCTCAAGCATGAGGTATGCCAGATCCAAGAGAAAACAATTCATGTAGGGAGGAAAAGATAAAGAGGGGATAATATCTTAAACAGTATCGCAGGCACAATCTCAATATCCAACTCAACAATGTTATTAGTAAAGCAACAATGAAATGTATGTCTCCAATAACAGTATTCTGATATGGGATTCAAACTCCATCAATGACAGTCTCAGAAGTCGTTGAGACGGGAATAGATTTACTGGGAATTTTAAATAACCCTCTACGTGAGCTCAGATGAACCATCAATTCATCAATCATCTCCACATATGATACTGATTCTAAAGAATCACACCAACAGCACAAGATTTACTATTGGCATACCATTGTCTTCATGTATGGTTATACTACATTACGGTAATCATTGCTCGCAAAATTTTAGGTCGGGTTGAAGGAACAACTAAGCTCAAACTAGAATGTTGTCTTTCCAATTTGTTGGATAGATCTTTCAACAAATCAATTTTCAATAATAATACCACATAATAGATCAATAATAACTGAAGCCTCCCACCCCTCCAGTAAAAGGGTTGCCAACATGATAGGGAGCATACAAGACAACACATAATCAAGATCATCATTGATAAATTAACATGTTTCTGAACGTAATGAAAAAACATGGAGTACATCAGGCCCTTTATAACCACAGGATCTTTCACAAATGTCAGAAATCAGAAATGGATTATCAAGTACTTTGTGCAAGACAGTTTCTTTTGAATTCATACACAAGATCATAATCAAACACTCAAGTGACAAGATTTGTTCTATATGTACCAAAACATACAGACATGCATAGAGGACAATGCAAGCTCAAAGAAGAACAAAAAATTATGCCAACGTACTTGAACTAAAATGTTCCCACTCATCATATCAAAACATCTACTTATACAGTTGCCTAGAAATCAAGCATAATCACATCATTACCAAACAATCCAGCAATAAGGTAAAGAAGATATTGGTATATACCATTTTCACGCATGGGAGTGCTAGTGGTCTTTGTTTTCTCTGCACTGGATCTAGAATGCCACTGTTCCAGTGGACGAATCACTAGAGCTCTTGGATTCTCCCTTGGCACAAAAAGAGCATCTGCTTTTGGCGTGCTTGCTGTTTCTTCATCATCGTTAAAGAAAGGCACCTGGGAGGATTTGAAAATAGAAGGAAAACGTCTATTAGAAAGCCAATTGCCTTAAGCTGCATCAAAATAGATCAGATAACATATTTGATGCATGTTGAGTTTCATTTAGGAGTAATCTTACCTTTGGGCCATTGGATTTAGGGTGATATTTCCTAACTGGAAGCTTTACACGCCTTTGGGAGAGGTGTCGAGATGTTAAAAGAGATGATATTCTTACAGGAACTGGTTTTTCAACAACCTGTTAGTAAAAAAAAGATGTATTCACACAAATGCCCCAAGACATCATGCAAGCTCTCTAATCTGCTCAAGTTCTGTGAAACAATACTTACTGGCAGGCTAGAAATACCATACTGAACAGAAGGGGAAATCCCTGCACGACCAATTGACACCTGAGGCATTGTAGGTAATGTTCCAAAGGGATTTGTAATGGGAGCTGCTTGTGCAGCAACTGTGGTTTGTGTGCCTGGCCTGTAAAATGAAAGCAAAGCAACTCATATCACAGTACAGGAGGGAGGAGATTAAGGTCTGGCCACACTGAAGCGGGTTTTACAGAGACCTATATGATACAAAAACCCTCCAATACAATTTCAAGCTCATCATACGATCAAAGAGAAATCCATAATGGCTTCAAAGTCAACAAAAATTTAGAAGTAAGATGGGAAGGTGGCCGAGGGATAGAGCTAGGTCATGAGACATAAGATAGTCCGTCCACTGACATGATTGACCATAAAAACAACCAGAACTAAGGCGCCATTCTAAATAACTGAACCTAATTGTAGACAGACTGGCATGTTAGATAAGTAATAGGCAATAATACAACACATGGCTCAGCAAATAAAATGGAACTTCAACCAGATTCACCCTTCAACAAACCCCTCTGCAAAAACTAAAAGAAAGAGCAAGAGCATGTCCGGTGAATAAATGAGCTACCCAAACTAATCGAAAAAGAAAGATCAATCACGCAATGAGTATGCATCCAATAATTCTAGTTTTCGTGACTAGTGTGCAAGATAAGAAAAAAGTGACATACGCTTGTCCAAAAGAAGTATTGCTGAACATGCCAGGGGTGCCAGTAAAGCCACTTTGAGCAGCTGCAAAGACAGGATCATTAAAATAATAGGATGCTGCATTGTCAAGGCTACACACATACacagatagagagagagagcactTGCAAGTAACATTATCAGGTCAACCTGAAAATTCACAACAATGATTACCTGCTTGTGACTGGCCAAAATTGCTGAAGTTGAAGCTCCCAGGAGCCGGCTGCGCCGATTGAAATGGAGTAGAAAGAGAAGGCTTCAAAGAAATGAAAGGAAGAGTATATTAGAAATgacggggagagagagagagagaaacaagaCCAAATAAATTTCTGGatatcaataaaaaataatctccTACACAAAATGGCAACAAAAAAGTATCATTCATAAATGGCAAAGGAATACCTTTCAATTTATGGATTCTCAAGTCTCCGTATGCATACAtagaaaattttattaaatgtcCATACCGAACTCCTACAATTCAACTGAATATCTAAATATTTTACGTAGTGATTCTGTGAATTCATTTCCTTCGACAAAGAGATCCCAAGCTTTGCACATATGCATGTGCACAAAGAGAGACACTTATATTGCTTTTTGACAAAGCATATGGCATTAAGAGATCAGCTATCATACTGTTCATTTTGAGTTCACTATATAAAAGCATTGGCTAAGTTTGCTTAAAATATATAAcaagcaagaacaagaagagaAGTCATAAAGAACTTACAGTTGTTTGACCAAATCCCAAGGCGCCGCCAGTGCTGCTTGGAAGAGAAGAACTGCTGGAAAACAGATTTCCACTAAAACCCGTAGAGGGTGTAGAAAAAAGATTTGACTGACCAAAAGCTGATGCAGTTTGACCAAATGCAGTTGTTTGTCCAAAAGGTGAACTACTCTGTCCAAGTGTAGGTGTCGTTGACTGGAATAATGGGGAAGACTGAGTGTTACCAAACCCCAAGCTGGTACCAAATGCAGTTCCAGTCCCCTGTGACGATGAAGACCCAAAAATAGATGGTGATCCGAAAGGAGATGGGCTTGAAGAGTTAAAAAGAGAAGGAGAGGTATTGGCTCCAAATGGTTGAGGTGCGGGACCAAATAAGGAGGTTGTTGTTGATGATGTAGAGCCAAAAGGGCTAGCTGTATTTGCTGTTGCAAAAGGTGCAGAACTAAAGGCAGAACCAGTTGAAGGTGCAAAGCCTGAATTGTTAAACGCTGGTGTTTTTGGAGCGAATAGATTGGAAGGTGTTGAAGATGAAAAGGGATTTGCGGATGACTGGCCGAATGAAGGAGTGGGTGTGGCTGAAAATGAACTAACAAAGCCAGGAGCAGCAGTAGCCTGGCCGGCAGGAGCTGGGCCTCCTGATTTTTTAAcagaaaacaaaacattcaGCTAAATATTTGGATAAGAAATTCTTTTCAGGAAAGGATCATAAATTTAAACCAGAAGAGCACCTTTATCTCCTAACTGGTAGTCCTCCCATCTAAGTTCTTCATGGCTTTTATCTTTATAGACCGGCATGGCTGAGATAGATTCTAGCTTTCCAGCAGGCTGTGTACCTGTGGCGCCATCTGTCTCGGGTGTTGCTGAGTATGGAGTTACTCTACTCCCACCCCGTTGCCCTCCAAAAGCAGTCTGTCCAAATCCTGAGTTACCAAATGCAGGCATTGTAGTCTGAGCTCCTGTAACAAATTATTCAAGCAAATAGTCAGAAGCAGCAGTTGCAGACATTGTTTTGAGCTGCCCTACTTGATATTGTTCCCATACAAGTAGCAAAAATTTAGGACTTTTTGCAAAGGAAAATGAACAAACTAAGTTCAATCAGTTTCATGTATGGAAAGCAAGTGCAAGTCCCTTACACTAGCTTAAATGGAATTGATCGCcacagaaaaataaattaaccaGTATATGGCATGTAATTCTCAACTTTAttcattcaaatatttttttgctGCTCAACCAAAACAAGGTCAAGACAATCTGCTCAGTGTAAAGATACATTCATGAATAGGACTTGACTTTAGAATGATACATCAGTCGTGGAAAGCAAGCTTACCAAATGAAGTACTTTGAGCTCCAAAGGATGATGTTGCACCAAATGGACTACTTCCAAAGGCAGAAGCTGATTGTCCAAATGCTGATGTTGATTGGCCGAATGCAGGACTAGATCCGAAGTTAAATGACGGAGTACTTGAAGCACCAAATGCGGAAGAGGTTGTGGCACCAAACGCCGGACTGCTTGTTGCACCAAAAGCAGGAGCAGCTGTGGCACCAAAAGCTGGCGTGCTAGAAGCCCCAAATGCTGGAGTGGAAGAAGCACCAAATGCTGGAGAGCTTGATCCAAAAGGAGAACTTGACACACCAAAGCCACCACTTGTGCTGCCAAATGTTGGGCTTGCAGTAGAACCAAAGGCAGGGGTGCTAGTTGCACCAAAAGCTGGAGTGCTGGGTGCCCCAAATGCAGGACTACTTGACGCACCAAAGGCAGGTTGACTAGGAGCACCAAAAGGTGTAGATGAGCCAAATAAATTGCTCCCGGAGGCAGGCTGTGATTGCTGAAATGAACCTCCAAAGGGACTTGATTGAGTAGTATTAGATCCAAAACCACCAAATGTGGGCTTCTGTCCAAATACAGAGGACCctataattcaaaaaaaaatgactcaacacAAGAATGTTTGAAGAATAATAAAGGAATTAAAAGATGATAATTATTCATGAAACATGCCTGATAAGTGAAACTTTAGTGGATTTAAGGATAAATAAGTACATGCTTTTGGTTTTACATCATGAACTTCATCAGCTAaaaatattattcattcaagttTTCCATTTGTCGAAATTGTCTTGAATTTCAGGACTCCACCAGTGAACCACATAATGAATTTTAAGGTCAACATGATATTGTTTGAGAGTAGGCAATGATATATCCATTCATTTTTAGGTCAAGAAATTAGCAAACAGAATCTCACCCAAAGCAGGGAAAAAACAACAATTCATGCAAACACTAGGCTGAGAACATGATAACAATGGTAGCGGTTATAAGAATGAAGAAATTAACTGAGTAAAAGTATCATTACTTTAAAGTTTAATGTTGATaaagagagggagaaggagaaaaaatgaagTGTTTAAAATGGCGGGCCAAAATTCTCTAAAGAAGACAAATAGTAGTACTTTTTGGGGTTAGTCTTAAGGACATCTAAGCCCTTTATATGAAAGAGAAAAACAGCCTAAATTTTTTGCCTCGCTCCGTTCTCACAAAACCATCATATGAGAAGGCAATATGCTGGATTTTCTGATTTTGAAACGCATATGTATACGCACAATTCTAAAACCAGAGTGTATAGACTGCAACATAGtataatacaaaaaattaaatgcaaaaacACTTGCTTCAAGGGAATTATGGATACTGCACCAACCATATTTTACACCTAGTTCATTTCATCAATACAACTACTCACCACCAAATGCTGAAGATGTGTTTCCAAATGCAGAACCTGTGGAAGCTCCAAAGGTTGGGGTTGCACTTCCAAAAGCAGGTGATGATGATGCACCAAAAACAGAAGTGGATCCAAAAGGAGAAGAAGATTGGGCACCAAAAACACCAGTAGACATGCTGCCAAAAATAGAACCCCCTGTCTGTGAGCCAAAAGGGCTGGTATTTCCACCAAAAGGTTTAGGGGCAAAAGGATTGTTAGTAGCGCTACTAGTTTGCCCAAAAACAGGTTGAGACCCGAATGGGCTACTAGAAGACTGCCCAAAAGCTGCAAGAGAGCAAGGAAAAGTCAGGATGTACAAGCATAAACAAGAACATACTGTATAAAAGATCTTCAATTGTGTATTCTCCCATTTGTCAAATAAACAATGAAACATTTGATCTGACGTATGACTTTATAAGTAATACTTTTGAGGGCTCAGGAACACAAATAGATCACATTGAACAGTTAAATGATGGCATGGTAGTTCATAAAGAAGTTAGTACAGAGGTTTAATGTCGGACTTTCACAGATGAGAAGTTGGAGAATGACTCGCTAGATTTAATGTACAGATTCTATAGGATACAAGTCCTTAGCAAATGTAGATCCTTATCATAAGTGTTCCTCAAAAATTTCCCTCAAAACAAGACTCTTGGCTACATGTCTTTATTATTCTCCCTGATCTAAACATCCGCTCCTTATTCATCATATAAATTAAGAGAATAGGAAGCCCTAAGCAGCATTAGGTCATGCACGATGCTCGAATGAACTGTTACCATAACACAACAAATAAATTCATTATCATCCGCAATCATGCAAATAACCAATACATTATCATTACCTAACCAATACTTGACAAACTCACGTCAGGAATTTGTTGTTGATATATGGATTCAAAGGTGTAAAGAGGAGACATAGACATACTCCTTAAGCAGAGTTTTCCACAGAAAGATACTACCAGAGTAGAATAGCAAATGTGGCAATACAAAATAATCAAAAGAATAACCAATGTGgcaataaaaaataatcaaatatacAAAACTGACTAAGTTAGGGGATAAAGCACTTACGGTTGCTTCCGAACATTATTCTTCAGAAAAAAGAAAACCAGTATGGCGTACTCTTTTATCTGGAATCTGAACAGCAAGTAGGAAAACAGACCTATTCAGAACATGAATAAACGAAATTCAAAAACGCATCCCCAATACGACAATCAGTTCAATGAACAAATAAACACCGAGGTATCGACATTATTATAATTTTCCTCGACACAAACAACATTAAGACGACAGAAGCAATATTAACACGAGACTGAGCGGTAAACAAACAAATCAAAGAACTGTAGCTCGAAGAAGAATGAAGAGCATCGGAATACAAAATTAGGTTTAAACGAAGAGCGGGGAGATACCTTCGACGAGAATCCGGGGAGAGCGAGGGATCCACCGGCAGCGCGAAGGCGGAAATCGACGAGTAGGGTCGCGTAGACAAGCAGCGAAGAGTTGGAGGAAATGTAGAAAGATGAGACGAAAATCAATTATTTTAAGAGAATGGAACCGACTATTTGGGGATCGATCGCGTAAGACTTAAGATGGGCTTTTAGAGTTGTTATGggctcatttttttatttttctcaattgttaGTTTGGATTATGAAAATATGGTTTTctattgttattttatttattaaagtaCTATTTTTATGGTTTCAACATTAGGTTATTATTGTGGCCGCATATTACTAACTACGTAATAATACTGTCATATATTATtagaaaaaacaaatcaaattcacatttaaaaaaatgttgttaAATTCATAGGCATGTATTCAAATCCTTACACTAAATAATACTACCAAAACCCAAAACCTATCTTAAACCATTGAGTCTTATCATCTAATGGTCATAATTTGTGACACATGGcttgtatttaattattttatttaatcaaaaAGGGCATCGTTGAGAGTGATTATTTTCAGCAGTTATTTCACCTCTTTAATTCTCTCCATTAAATTTGGTAATTATATTTTCTGATTTATTCTCCATAATTAATTCTTCTCTCCTCCATCTTTACGGTATACATTTCTGCAAATCACAAAATTCAACTGCAATTCGTTTGCTACAATTTTCAAAAGTTACTATCAATTTCTATGAACCGTCTTACAATTCAACTGTAATTCGTCAACTATAATTTTGAGAAGTTAATATCGATTTCCATGAATCGTCTTACAATTCAGCTGCAATTCGTCTGCTATAATTTTCAGAAGTTACTATCGATTTCCATGAATCGTCTTACAATTCAGCTGCGATTCGTATGCTAAAATTCGTTTCCATGAATAGATACGAATTTTTCAGCTTTTACAATATGTGTTCGTTTTTATAATGTACAACTTGTGTTTGTATAATGTACATAACTTGAGCCATGGTCAATTCAATAGATCGCAGAAAACACTATATGAATTTTGTACTTTAATATAGATTTACTTATGTCATGATGTAGATTACTTAATCGCTAATATTCATAGAATTCATATTGTTTGCAATGTACAAATAAAGTGATTTAATGTATATGTCACTAGCTagtaatgtagatttttagttGTTTGCTAGGGGCCGGAAGTTAAATCCAATCCCCAAGAGTTTAGtagtccatggggctagggtgtagtaccgACTCACTCACAAAACATTGACCAAAGAAAAGGAGTTAGAGTTATTCCCCTAGAGTTTAACAATCTACTAGTGAATGACTATATTAgttatgtattttatgtacatCATTCATTTAGGCAGTAAATGACTACATGATGTGCGAATATGGCTTCGTAATGTACGAACGACCTAGTTTAATGTACAAAAGGCTTAGTTTAATGTCTTGCAGCACGTTGCATCCAtacctttgggtttagcaatccatcgggctaggttgtagtaccgacATACTAACGAAAACTTCTCCAAGTGCATGGAGATAATTCTTTTCCCCTAGGGTTTCTAGGGCATATTACCAACACGTTcctataatttctatttttatcctTTGGTTTTGGTTTCATACAGAACTTGATGCACGAATATGGTTTTGTAATGTATGAAAGACTTAGTTTAATTTACGAAATAATTAGTTTAATGTCGATGCTAATGTATGAAAATGGTATTTGAATGTATGAATCCCAGACattaatgtaattaaattaCTGAATAATGTATGTACATATATAGCTACATCTTGTCGCAATGAATGCTATTTTAAAGTCATGTACAATTATGCACGTATAATGTATCATGGGTTGGGGAAGGTTGCATGTCCTCCTCAAAGTCCTCAACACCAAGATTTTTTGGGACTTTGTACCTATTCAAAAATATTGACATTGAGGAGATTAGACTACGAGCAATATCAAACCAAAATATTAGGAGATTACACAATAAGAAACATCAAACAAAAGTACATCAGATAATAAATTGTACGTAATGTACAGAACATGTTCACCATTGTAACTCAAACTACCATAACACATATTAATGTAGTTGATATCAAGGACTAATCTAATGTTTTCTATCAATGTACTTCTGAAAAACTATCCACATAATAATGTATAAGTTCAGAGGTAAATAATGCACATTCGGGATTGTATAATGTTGCAGTCTATATCAAATTAATAAACAACAAGGTTTTGTTAGTGAGTCGATACTATACCCTAGctccatggattgctaaacccttcgGGTGATGGATTTAACTTTCGCAACACATTAAACCCATTATAATCTATATTAATAAGAATGTGACATATACATTAAACAATCATAATCGTACATTAAGTTCACAGAAGTATTCACGGTGATTGTTTGATAATCATACATTAAATAACCATAATCGTACATTATCGAATTAATGTACCAATTTGTGTGAATAATGTATACGATATTATGGTGATTGTTTGATAATCGTACATTAAATAACCATAATCGTACATTATCGAATTAATGTACCAATTTGTGTGAATAATGTACACGATATTTACAGTTTACAGATTCAATTTTATACATGCATTCACAGGACCTACAGCCAATCCAAACAAGTACATCCGATGCAATGAAGAAGACGAcagataaaataatttatagtatgAAAACGCAATCGACGCCCAACTATGAAGCACCTACATTTTCTAGGAAAAATGGACAACCAAATCGATGACTCAATCTCGTAGAAATCAAATttacaattaaaatgaaaaaaaggaaacTTCCTTTGTTATAATGTAATCACTAAATGAAAATCAATTTCATCGTTTTCAACACACAACGTAGTGAATCGCGTCGAAAAATTACATGTGTTTCGAAGCTAAAACCGTCGATCGAGTTCAGAAACAGCCGATTCAAGATGGGGGTTTCGTTTTCGCAGCCTCAATCGATGTTGATTTGTGATTTTTCTTCAAATCTCATACGACTAGGGTTTCAGTTTTGTGGGAAGGGAGTGGAGGAGTGATCGACGAAAATGGGGGAAGTGGtggagagagagatttgaaTCATTGATTGAAAATGAAATCATAATGTCGTCCAAACATCATGATGATTTTATGGAACTTCCATTTTGTAATGTAGATATTAGTGTTATTTTTCAATTATACCCGTATGATGTACCAAACGACCCTAATAATGTACTGCGGGCAACAACCTCAACTTTTAATCTAATCCCTCTATTATATGCATCCTAGGAGTATAATTAGTTTTAAGTTTTACTCTAAAGGAGTATTAGAACCCTAATGCACCCCTAAATTCATAAGTTCAAAACATTACATATAACAACAAAAAATCAGTTTATTTGTAAAGTTTTGCATTccatattgaaaattttaattaactaATTTAGTATATTTGTTAAATTACTCATTGTTATTTCTTCGTACCAAGGACATTTTTACTCTTGGTCTCTGACGGTATCCTatcttaatttttgaaaattaagaGTTTTatgtatcatttatttattagaaAGACATTGcgtaattattataaaattatatatagtgtattatcataatttattctACCAAAACACTAAGTCGATAATCTCATCCGACTGATTGtatattaaattagtattacaactatttattataattacatGCACAGGGATGTGATCATATATACCTTATATCTTTCGTAATAACCGAATAACTCTATATGGATCACACAATTTTATAATCTAGTGGTTGAATTTAATCCTcgtttttctttatatttaaatatgaaaagaGTATTTTAGCCTTTGAATATAAGAGACTCATAGTTATATCATTTCAAATCTTATATTGAattcactttctctctcttaaaattattctaaattttaaatttgatataaCATTTTAAAtaggattaattaatttttttacaaaaatatatcAGACTAAAAATTTTATGATGATTCCAACGAAATCTTAATTGCATGGTATTATATCAAAGACAGAAAAATGATATAATGTTtatgtcacacctcaacccctctgacgtatactcttttaataaataaatcccttatcataaaagcaatcaatacacatgtctaattcatagaacactcatattatataagttcaaaccaacacttatccgatacatatttcaaaatatcctgtaaagtagtggaaccctctcaccactctatatactatacatttatctacatgcaaaatgatgaggaagagaaggttgccaatatgcgtcagccgccgaacctgataacacgtggagttcctctGACCCACGTCAGTTAAAACTTTActgttatcttattcctgaaaattttagtggtttatatgagccacaacttagtatatataaatttccaccttcaATCTCACGTGATACAAatatcaagcatattcttttatcaatacatataatcagaaacaatatatataacataatttaaaaacaaaccatttcatattcatatgcatatgccactctattcaatttattattctgtaacagtcaagtctggtatctgcccgggattcctctatgacccgaaggtctctctgtaattggactcataggtccctctaaaatTTTAGATCCAatacaaggctgtcacagatcctctttaatcacatgattcatgtactttcaataccatatgtaaaacatcaattacatatttctatcatataattcatttacaacattatatccattgcaccaatcacatatccatataaTATTCCACCTTctatatcaaataattcataatcatatcaatttcacaatatataatccaataattcactccaattcaacatataacaatcaaccacataacacatgtaaaactaaaagtgtgatttatacacatcTTATCACGATAGGTAAACAACTCAAAAGCTTGATCCGTTCTCTTCGTTTACCACTCTCAGATTATATACAGTTGTTACTTCTAAATCCTAAATATTCTTTCTActattcttttgtttttctcCCAACTCCcgtttctcttttattttttttgtatatatgtatatcgTACCTTTCTCAAAACCCCCCTTTCTCGTtctcatttaaaaaatatattctctATAGTCCTAATACATAGCTGCAAAATTAGGTGACTCActtattatttgtaatatttttataagGAAAACACGTATAAGTGAAAAACTAAAAACGTGTAATTTTGTAAACA is a window encoding:
- the LOC121771508 gene encoding nuclear pore complex protein NUP98A-like gives rise to the protein MFGSNPFGQSSSSPFGSQPVFGQTSSATNNPFAPKPFGGNTSPFGSQTGGSIFGSMSTGVFGAQSSSPFGSTSVFGASSSPAFGSATPTFGASTGSAFGNTSSAFGGSSVFGQKPTFGGFGSNTTQSSPFGGSFQQSQPASGSNLFGSSTPFGAPSQPAFGASSSPAFGAPSTPAFGATSTPAFGSTASPTFGSTSGGFGVSSSPFGSSSPAFGASSTPAFGASSTPAFGATAAPAFGATSSPAFGATTSSAFGASSTPSFNFGSSPAFGQSTSAFGQSASAFGSSPFGATSSFGAQSTSFGAQTTMPAFGNSGFGQTAFGGQRGGSRVTPYSATPETDGATGTQPAGKLESISAMPVYKDKSHEELRWEDYQLGDKGGPAPAGQATAAPGFVSSFSATPTPSFGQSSANPFSSSTPSNLFAPKTPAFNNSGFAPSTGSAFSSAPFATANTASPFGSTSSTTTSLFGPAPQPFGANTSPSLFNSSSPSPFGSPSIFGSSSSQGTGTAFGTSLGFGNTQSSPLFQSTTPTLGQSSSPFGQTTAFGQTASAFGQSNLFSTPSTGFSGNLFSSSSSLPSSTGGALGFGQTTPSLSTPFQSAQPAPGSFNFSNFGQSQAAAQSGFTGTPGMFSNTSFGQAPGTQTTVAAQAAPITNPFGTLPTMPQVSIGRAGISPSVQYGISSLPVVEKPVPVRISSLLTSRHLSQRRVKLPVRKYHPKSNGPKVPFFNDDEETASTPKADALFVPRENPRALVIRPLEQWHSRSSAEKTKTTSTPMRENGELHHDGYNSINGNRNKDKDASPREDSVENGLAKEQADPVKGNQKANGVHDGLSTEKGDSYITLTGHRAGEAAIVYEHGAGIEALMPKLRHSDYYTEPRIQELAAKERAEPGYCRHVKDFVVGRHEYGSIKFFGETDVRRLDLESLIQFNNREVIVYMDESKKPPVGQGLNKPAEVTLLNIKCFDKKTGHRYVEGPRIVKYKEMLKRKAEDQGAEFVSYDPVKGEWKFRVNHFSAYKLGDDEDESYENVLTCFS